The following coding sequences are from one Streptomyces sp. NBC_01232 window:
- a CDS encoding CapA family protein, giving the protein MKASARIGAALAGLAVVGGGIYAVPRLLDSGAAPATEQRLRGEPGQGEAGQGEAGRPEESAAAPAAGKPFTLVATGDIIPYPSIIQRSADDADTAGGHDFRKILAGVKPLVSTADLAICHHEIPYGRPGGPYTGYPTFKAPHQLADALKDAGYDSCSTASNHTLDDGYEGLARTLEHLDRVGVPHVGSARSAEEARNPALMAAGGAKVAQLSYTYGTNGIPLPEGKPWAVNLIDKDRIIADARAARAGGANVVVLSVHWGTEWQTAPDEQQKELAQALTASRSADGLPDIDLIIGTHNHVPQPYEKINGTWVVFGMGDQVASFVPADKLRGNQSSVPRFTFSPAAGRPGRWEVVKAEFLTQYSDMGPPFRVVCTSCAASDTSLPDAKLSEYARIDRQVTEAVMSRGAGGQGLEHAAR; this is encoded by the coding sequence ATGAAGGCATCCGCCAGGATCGGCGCGGCGCTGGCCGGGCTGGCCGTAGTGGGCGGCGGGATCTACGCCGTACCGCGGCTGCTCGACAGCGGCGCGGCGCCCGCCACGGAACAGCGGCTCCGGGGCGAGCCGGGGCAGGGCGAGGCGGGGCAGGGCGAGGCGGGCCGGCCCGAGGAATCCGCCGCCGCTCCCGCCGCCGGGAAGCCGTTCACGCTGGTGGCGACGGGCGACATCATCCCGTACCCCTCCATAATCCAGCGGTCCGCGGACGACGCGGACACGGCCGGAGGGCACGACTTCCGGAAGATACTCGCCGGGGTCAAACCCCTGGTCTCCACCGCCGACCTTGCGATATGCCACCACGAGATACCGTACGGCCGCCCCGGCGGCCCCTACACCGGCTATCCCACCTTCAAGGCCCCGCACCAGCTCGCGGACGCCCTCAAGGACGCCGGGTACGACAGCTGTTCCACCGCCTCGAACCACACCCTGGACGACGGCTACGAGGGCCTCGCCCGCACCCTGGAGCACCTCGACCGCGTCGGCGTCCCGCACGTCGGGTCGGCCCGCAGCGCCGAGGAGGCCAGGAACCCGGCACTGATGGCGGCGGGCGGCGCGAAGGTCGCCCAGCTCTCCTACACGTACGGCACGAACGGCATCCCGCTTCCCGAGGGCAAGCCGTGGGCCGTCAACCTGATCGACAAGGACCGGATCATCGCCGACGCCCGGGCCGCGCGGGCGGGTGGTGCGAACGTGGTGGTGCTGAGCGTCCACTGGGGCACCGAATGGCAGACGGCGCCCGACGAGCAGCAGAAGGAACTGGCGCAGGCGCTGACCGCCTCCCGCTCGGCCGACGGCCTCCCCGACATCGACCTGATCATCGGCACGCACAACCACGTTCCGCAGCCCTACGAGAAGATCAACGGCACCTGGGTGGTCTTCGGCATGGGCGACCAGGTCGCCAGTTTCGTCCCGGCCGACAAACTCCGCGGCAACCAGTCCTCGGTCCCCCGCTTCACCTTCTCCCCGGCGGCCGGCCGTCCTGGCCGCTGGGAGGTGGTGAAGGCCGAATTCCTCACGCAGTACTCGGACATGGGGCCTCCGTTCCGCGTCGTGTGCACCTCCTGCGCGGCCTCGGACACCTCGCTCCCGGACGCGAAGTTGAGCGAGTACGCGCGGATCGACCGGCAGGTCACCGAAGCGGTGATGTCACGCGGCGCGGGCGGGCAGGGACTGGAGCACGCGGCCCGCTGA